One window of the Pyrinomonadaceae bacterium genome contains the following:
- a CDS encoding tetratricopeptide repeat protein, with amino-acid sequence MNFLQKSLIVTGLLALCAGSPLAQSTADPVREAQRLTRVAQVAQQQGRFDDAIKAYQTITVVAASSPRIAAAAHLAVGNVYMMTGRFPEAATAYRKSIALDPASAEALNNLGEALGELKQYRPALEAFQKAVAVDQKYLKARYNVGVTYDRLRQFKYAEFIYRILIRDFPEFALAYDSLAVSLSKSGRPREAVPFHEKAIGLAPKDPSFYFNFSLSYLMLGDTKKAQEQQQKLRALDPAMAEHLAIMIAKRPR; translated from the coding sequence ATGAACTTCCTGCAAAAATCTTTAATAGTCACCGGGTTGCTTGCGCTGTGTGCCGGGTCCCCTCTGGCCCAATCAACCGCGGATCCGGTCAGAGAAGCTCAACGGCTGACGCGTGTCGCGCAGGTTGCTCAACAGCAGGGCCGCTTTGACGACGCCATTAAAGCGTATCAGACGATTACGGTCGTCGCTGCGAGTTCCCCGCGCATTGCTGCCGCAGCCCATCTGGCCGTCGGAAACGTCTACATGATGACGGGCCGGTTTCCGGAAGCTGCGACGGCTTATCGAAAGTCGATTGCCCTTGACCCTGCGTCTGCGGAAGCCTTGAACAATTTGGGGGAAGCTTTGGGCGAGCTGAAACAGTACCGGCCGGCCCTCGAAGCTTTTCAGAAAGCAGTCGCGGTCGATCAGAAGTATTTGAAAGCGCGCTACAACGTGGGCGTTACCTATGATCGCCTGCGGCAGTTCAAGTATGCGGAATTCATTTACCGGATTCTGATTCGAGATTTTCCCGAGTTCGCGTTGGCCTACGACAGTCTCGCCGTGTCGCTTTCAAAATCCGGGCGCCCGCGCGAAGCAGTTCCGTTTCACGAAAAGGCGATCGGCCTGGCGCCGAAAGACCCGTCGTTCTACTTCAACTTTTCGCTTTCCTACCTGATGCTTGGAGATACGAAAAAGGCGCAGGAGCAGCAGCAGAAACTTCGCGCGTTGGATCCGGCGATGGCTGAGCATCTGGCGATCATGATCGCCAAACGCCCGCGGTAA
- a CDS encoding methyltransferase, with protein sequence MNATVMTKEIPPPLQMLQLISGFWVSRCLYVAAKLGIPDVLKDGPKSAGELAAATGAHAPSLFRVLRALAAVDVLTQTGDRFGNTPLSETLRSDVAGSLRAFAMTELGEEHYPAWGELMHSVRTGEIAFDKAFGEPVWEFFAKHEENAKIFNDAMSGMTAQAEQALHAAYSFAGINTLLDVGGGHGGLITSILKRNPNMRGILFDSPQVVAGANAKIADSGAADRCEVVGGDFFQAVPQGADAIIMKWIIHDWNDEQSIAIMKNCHRALPENGKLILVDAVVPPGDEMHFAKFIDLNMLVMTGGRERTEEEFRQLYEAAGFRLTRIVPTESPFSVIEGVKA encoded by the coding sequence ATGAACGCTACTGTGATGACTAAAGAAATTCCGCCACCGCTTCAGATGCTGCAACTGATTTCCGGATTTTGGGTTTCGCGTTGCCTTTACGTCGCCGCCAAGCTCGGTATTCCTGACGTGCTGAAGGACGGACCAAAGTCAGCCGGCGAGTTAGCCGCGGCCACCGGCGCGCACGCGCCGTCACTGTTTCGGGTTCTGCGCGCGCTCGCCGCCGTCGATGTGTTGACGCAAACGGGCGACCGCTTCGGCAACACGCCACTGTCAGAGACGTTGCGCAGTGACGTGGCGGGATCGCTCCGGGCTTTTGCCATGACTGAACTCGGTGAAGAGCACTATCCCGCCTGGGGCGAGCTGATGCATAGCGTGCGCACCGGCGAAATCGCGTTCGACAAGGCCTTCGGCGAACCGGTTTGGGAATTCTTTGCAAAGCATGAAGAGAACGCAAAGATTTTCAACGACGCGATGAGCGGCATGACGGCCCAGGCCGAACAAGCACTACACGCGGCCTACAGCTTTGCCGGAATTAATACCCTGCTTGATGTCGGCGGCGGTCACGGGGGATTGATTACATCGATCCTGAAGAGAAATCCGAACATGCGCGGAATTCTTTTCGACTCGCCGCAGGTGGTCGCAGGCGCAAACGCGAAGATTGCGGACTCAGGCGCCGCGGACCGATGCGAAGTTGTCGGCGGAGATTTCTTCCAGGCCGTGCCGCAAGGCGCCGACGCGATCATCATGAAGTGGATCATTCACGACTGGAACGACGAGCAGTCGATCGCCATCATGAAGAACTGTCATCGCGCGCTGCCTGAGAACGGCAAACTGATTCTGGTGGATGCAGTCGTCCCGCCCGGAGACGAAATGCACTTCGCAAAGTTCATCGACCTGAACATGCTGGTGATGACCGGCGGCCGCGAACGCACCGAAGAAGAATTTCGGCAGCTCTACGAAGCCGCCGGATTCCGCCTCACGCGCATCGTCCCGACCGAATCACCTTTCAGTGTGATTGAAGGCGTCAAAGCGTAA
- a CDS encoding ankyrin repeat domain-containing protein: MPQSIHSFDRINIPAPCDADWDSMIGNDRVRFCEHCKLDVTNLSALTRPEAMRLVERAEGRLCVRFVTSPGGRLLTKQLPRKVHQIARRASRIAAGAFSATLTLSSAVQSQSGTGFESPRQTPVATAVALPIAHEATIAGTVRDPNGAVVMGASVILSRKGSGAAFVCVTGEDGSYKFSLLEPGQYTLIVDAASFAPKEPIEIELPAASTKTVDLAVEVPQILEEVQIVMEERQFETVTMGGIRISQPADPLIKAAFNDDLAALVEHIPGTIDINASDKATGTSALAYAIANGNLTMVNILISAGASPNSANQEGETPLMHLRNAAPVEFVQKLIEMGCDVKARDNSGRSVLMKLVRSSNLAVVKELIAAGAKADDRDNHGITVLMNAAENQDADVLRYFVKRGVPLDRANDEGASALLIAAREGRGENLRLLIDAGAAVDLGQSDLNSALVLTARHGDARTLKFLLKLGAEANAKDDDTTALMFAAEYSTPEGIKALIDAGAEVDAVNRNGWTALMRANEVEHVRVLLDAGANMAIKNNDGNTVLAMAIRYGQEEVVQLLKSRGAPE, translated from the coding sequence ATGCCACAGTCAATCCATTCTTTCGATCGAATAAATATTCCTGCGCCTTGCGACGCCGATTGGGATTCAATGATCGGTAACGATCGGGTGCGATTTTGCGAGCACTGCAAACTCGACGTCACCAATCTTTCTGCTTTGACCAGACCCGAAGCGATGCGTCTTGTCGAGCGTGCCGAAGGACGACTATGCGTGCGTTTTGTGACGAGTCCTGGCGGACGTCTGCTGACGAAGCAGCTTCCGCGCAAAGTGCATCAGATCGCCCGGCGCGCCTCGCGAATTGCGGCCGGAGCTTTCAGCGCGACGCTCACCTTGTCGAGCGCGGTACAGTCACAGTCGGGAACCGGTTTTGAAAGCCCGCGCCAAACACCCGTGGCAACGGCGGTCGCCTTACCGATCGCGCACGAAGCCACCATTGCCGGCACCGTCAGAGATCCAAACGGAGCAGTCGTCATGGGAGCCAGTGTGATTCTGTCCAGGAAAGGAAGCGGCGCAGCCTTCGTTTGCGTGACCGGCGAAGATGGTTCGTACAAATTCTCGCTGCTCGAACCCGGGCAGTACACGTTGATTGTTGACGCGGCAAGTTTTGCTCCAAAAGAGCCGATTGAGATCGAACTGCCGGCCGCATCCACCAAGACCGTGGATCTTGCCGTCGAGGTTCCTCAGATTCTGGAAGAAGTGCAGATTGTAATGGAAGAACGCCAGTTCGAAACCGTCACAATGGGAGGAATCCGCATAAGCCAACCGGCTGATCCTCTAATTAAAGCTGCCTTCAATGATGACCTGGCAGCACTTGTCGAGCATATTCCCGGCACCATCGACATCAACGCGAGCGACAAAGCAACTGGCACCAGCGCACTCGCCTACGCGATTGCGAATGGCAATCTCACTATGGTGAACATTCTGATCTCAGCGGGCGCCAGTCCGAACAGCGCGAACCAGGAAGGGGAAACGCCGCTGATGCATTTGCGAAACGCGGCGCCGGTCGAGTTTGTCCAGAAGCTGATCGAAATGGGCTGCGATGTTAAAGCTCGCGACAATTCGGGCCGTAGTGTACTCATGAAGCTGGTTCGCTCAAGTAATCTCGCGGTCGTGAAGGAATTGATTGCCGCAGGAGCAAAGGCGGACGATAGGGACAACCACGGCATTACCGTCCTGATGAACGCGGCGGAAAATCAGGACGCTGACGTTCTTAGATATTTCGTCAAACGCGGCGTACCGCTGGATCGAGCGAACGATGAAGGCGCGTCGGCGTTGTTGATTGCGGCGCGCGAAGGCCGTGGCGAGAACCTACGGCTCCTGATCGATGCAGGCGCGGCGGTTGATTTGGGCCAGAGCGATTTGAATTCAGCTTTGGTTCTTACTGCCCGGCACGGCGATGCCCGCACACTCAAGTTCTTGCTCAAACTTGGAGCAGAGGCAAATGCAAAAGATGACGATACAACCGCGTTGATGTTTGCCGCTGAATACAGTACGCCGGAAGGAATCAAGGCGTTAATTGACGCGGGCGCCGAAGTTGACGCGGTGAACCGCAACGGCTGGACGGCTTTAATGCGTGCGAATGAGGTTGAGCATGTGCGCGTGCTATTGGACGCCGGCGCAAACATGGCCATCAAGAACAATGACGGAAACACGGTCCTGGCGATGGCCATTCGATATGGACAGGAAGAGGTTGTTCAGCTTCTGAAGTCTCGCGGTGCGCCGGAATGA
- a CDS encoding pseudouridine-5'-phosphate glycosidase: MRSDLIKIAAEAKAALTANNPVVALESTVIAHGLPRPQNLETALRLEEIVRAEAGVPATIAVIDGKLCIGLDAAQRELIATAGGVKKVSTRDLPIAVARRWNGATTVASTMWIAHRAGIRVFATGGIGGVHRGSLSDVSADLPELARTPMIVVCSGAKIVLDLPATREWLETHSVTVVGYECDDLPAFYSRRSGLPVDARCDSPEEVVEIFNAQRELGMESALLVTVPVPAAAEVDADLLQRVLDESLAEAEREQVAGRDLTPFLLARMAEQSAGATLRANIALLENNARVAAQIARAL, translated from the coding sequence ATGCGTTCTGACTTAATCAAGATTGCCGCGGAGGCAAAGGCAGCGCTTACCGCGAACAATCCCGTCGTCGCGCTCGAGTCCACCGTCATCGCGCACGGCCTGCCGCGGCCGCAGAACCTGGAGACGGCGCTTCGTCTGGAAGAGATTGTGCGTGCGGAAGCCGGTGTTCCGGCAACGATTGCCGTAATTGACGGAAAGCTGTGCATCGGATTAGATGCCGCGCAACGCGAACTGATCGCCACTGCAGGTGGCGTGAAGAAAGTCAGCACGCGCGATCTCCCCATCGCCGTGGCGCGCCGGTGGAATGGAGCGACGACTGTTGCGTCAACTATGTGGATTGCTCACCGAGCCGGCATTCGCGTCTTCGCGACCGGCGGTATTGGCGGCGTCCATCGTGGTTCGCTGTCGGATGTGTCCGCGGATCTGCCGGAGCTGGCGCGCACGCCAATGATTGTCGTTTGCTCGGGCGCAAAGATTGTTTTGGATTTGCCGGCGACGCGCGAGTGGCTGGAAACGCACAGCGTCACAGTCGTCGGTTACGAATGCGATGATCTGCCGGCCTTCTATTCGCGTCGCAGTGGCTTGCCGGTTGATGCGCGCTGCGATTCGCCAGAGGAAGTGGTCGAGATTTTCAACGCGCAGCGAGAACTCGGGATGGAATCAGCATTGCTCGTGACAGTGCCGGTTCCCGCCGCAGCAGAAGTAGACGCGGATCTTTTGCAGCGCGTACTCGACGAGTCTTTGGCGGAAGCGGAACGTGAGCAAGTCGCGGGTCGCGATCTCACGCCGTTTCTGCTGGCGCGCATGGCTGAGCAAAGCGCGGGCGCGACCTTGCGTGCGAATATTGCTTTGCTGGAAAACAACGCGCGGGTGGCGGCGCAAATCGCACGCGCACTTTAG